GGGCTGTGCTGTCCCCtgtggcagcagcagcagagggcCTGCCTACAGGCCTCCTGGGCTTGTTGGATCCCCTGCTGGGCCCTCTCACTGACGAAACAGTACAGCGCTGGGTCGGCCACGCAGTTGAAGCTGGTGAGCAGCAGGGAGACGTGGTAGTAGTTGAAGATGTTGATTATGAAGGGGCAGTCTCTTTCTAAGATGGTACGCACCAGCAGGAACACGTGGTATGGAGAGAAACACACCAGGAAAATGACAATGGTGCTGGTCACCAGGTTCTTGATGCGCGTTTTCTGGGTGCTTTGCGTGCCTACGCTTTTTCCGACCGCCCGCAGGACGCGGAGATACGACACGGACAGGATGCCTAGTGGGAACAGGAAGCCAACGGCGAAACGGTAGTAGTTGATTGGGTACTCCCACGGCTGCATGGGGTAGTGCTCAAAGCACACTGATTGGTTGGTGCTGTCCCTGCTTAGCTCCTTGTGTCTGAAAAAGACAACACCCACAGCAATCTCTTTCAGCCAGATGAAGGCGCTGGCCAACGTGGCTGCCCGCATACTTCGAAAAGCTGT
This genomic stretch from Oncorhynchus kisutch isolate 150728-3 linkage group LG7, Okis_V2, whole genome shotgun sequence harbors:
- the LOC109893895 gene encoding ovarian cancer G-protein coupled receptor 1-like, which translates into the protein MWTTSAMTVNMSEAEPDHINCTISHEIHQYLFSVAYILVLLIGVPTNAYSLYHAWLQLRDKNELGIYLLNLTVSDLLYLASLPLWLQYIFQGDDWRQTEWLCQLCGFLLYENIYVSIGFLCCISIDRYLAVVYPFRFTAFRSMRAATLASAFIWLKEIAVGVVFFRHKELSRDSTNQSVCFEHYPMQPWEYPINYYRFAVGFLFPLGILSVSYLRVLRAVGKSVGTQSTQKTRIKNLVTSTIVIFLVCFSPYHVFLLVRTILERDCPFIINIFNYYHVSLLLTSFNCVADPALYCFVSERAQQGIQQAQEACRQALCCCCHRGQHSPVTATGTDSEVATSNENRKVSVTLLTSSSNINNTWVL